The Crocosphaera subtropica ATCC 51142 genome includes a window with the following:
- a CDS encoding peptide ligase PGM1-related protein, whose protein sequence is MSSVKKIDDFQVENFNKLQDKLRQYWQGKDLFEQDGYDILVVPSFSIDQRVGQKVAGFLHYEERLLFSLIRLRNPKTRLIYVTGQPLSPIIIEYYLQLLPGIPFSHARDRLLLLTTYDNSFKPLTQKILERPRLVEKIRRALRPNKSYMVCFNATHLEQELSLKLDVPLFAASPQLIYWGSKSGSREIFSECLIPHPDGSRLVNNVDDLVLELYKLWQRNPHLNRIVVKLNEGFSGEGNAVLDLDNLKNNVSHLSNESQIKTAILNSLKQLSFQAKDETWENFSSRIPELGAIVEAFIEGKEKRSPSVQGYITPDGEVSVVSTHDQILGGPDGQIYLGCRFPADEAYRHILQDLGLKIGQALAQRGAIERYGVDFLAVRNFSEQGEKWDIQAIEINLRKGGTTHPFMTLKLLTNGSYDQTTGLFYTQNNHPKYYIASDNLQKQQYCGLLPDDLMDIVAKYRLHFDTSNKTGTVFHLMGALSEFGKLGLTCIGNSLEEAEEIYQQVEKVLDFESETVIDNNNETIMPNLPIVWTL, encoded by the coding sequence ATGAGCAGTGTCAAAAAAATCGATGATTTTCAAGTTGAAAATTTTAATAAACTTCAAGATAAATTACGACAATATTGGCAAGGAAAAGACCTATTTGAGCAGGATGGTTATGATATTTTAGTCGTTCCTTCTTTTAGTATTGATCAGCGAGTCGGTCAAAAAGTTGCTGGATTTCTTCATTACGAAGAACGTCTTTTATTCTCCTTAATTCGTTTACGAAATCCGAAAACACGATTAATTTATGTCACTGGACAACCTTTATCCCCAATTATTATTGAATATTATCTACAATTATTACCAGGAATTCCTTTTTCCCATGCTCGCGATCGCTTACTTTTACTTACGACTTATGATAACTCATTTAAGCCCTTAACCCAAAAAATTTTAGAACGTCCTCGCTTAGTAGAAAAAATTCGCAGGGCTTTACGTCCGAATAAATCTTATATGGTTTGTTTTAATGCCACTCATTTAGAGCAAGAACTCTCTTTAAAATTAGATGTTCCCCTGTTTGCAGCTTCTCCACAACTCATTTATTGGGGGTCAAAAAGTGGCAGTCGAGAAATTTTTTCAGAATGTTTAATTCCTCACCCTGATGGCAGTCGTTTAGTAAATAATGTTGATGATTTAGTCCTAGAACTTTATAAACTTTGGCAAAGAAACCCACATCTAAACCGAATTGTTGTTAAACTCAATGAAGGATTTTCAGGAGAAGGGAACGCAGTCTTAGATTTAGATAATCTGAAAAATAATGTCTCTCATCTATCTAATGAATCCCAAATTAAAACAGCTATTTTAAATAGTTTAAAACAATTAAGTTTCCAAGCAAAAGACGAAACTTGGGAAAATTTTTCCAGTCGAATTCCCGAATTAGGGGCTATTGTTGAAGCCTTTATAGAAGGAAAAGAAAAGCGTTCTCCCAGCGTTCAAGGTTATATTACCCCTGATGGAGAAGTGTCCGTTGTCTCTACCCATGATCAAATTTTAGGGGGACCTGACGGACAAATTTATTTAGGTTGTCGTTTTCCGGCTGATGAAGCTTATCGTCATATCTTACAAGATTTAGGCTTAAAAATTGGCCAAGCATTGGCACAAAGGGGAGCAATAGAACGGTATGGAGTGGACTTTTTAGCTGTTCGTAATTTTTCTGAGCAAGGAGAAAAATGGGACATTCAAGCTATTGAAATTAATTTAAGAAAAGGAGGAACAACCCATCCTTTTATGACCTTAAAATTATTAACTAATGGAAGTTACGATCAAACAACTGGGTTGTTTTATACCCAAAACAATCACCCTAAATATTATATTGCTTCTGACAACTTACAAAAACAACAATATTGTGGGTTACTGCCCGATGATTTAATGGATATTGTTGCTAAATATCGATTACATTTTGATACCAGTAATAAAACAGGAACCGTATTTCATTTAATGGGTGCTTTATCAGAATTTGGAAAATTAGGGTTAACTTGTATTGGCAATTCCTTAGAAGAAGCAGAGGAAATTTATCAACAAGTTGAAAAAGTTTTAGATTTTGAGTCCGAAACTGTTATTGACAATAATAATGAAACAATTATGCCTAATTTACCCATTGTCTGGACATTATAA
- a CDS encoding NUDIX domain-containing protein → MTFRNPIPTVDIIIELIDQPHRPIILIERKNAPYGWALPGGFVDYGETVENAAYREAKEEVNLSVNLIEQFHVYSNPDRDERKHTMSIVFLATATGQPQAADDAKNARIFDLWELPKNLCFDHDKILKDYRNYRYYKVRPRLI, encoded by the coding sequence ATGACATTTCGTAACCCTATTCCTACTGTTGATATTATCATCGAACTAATCGATCAACCCCATCGACCTATTATTTTAATAGAACGTAAAAATGCCCCTTATGGATGGGCGTTACCAGGAGGGTTTGTAGACTATGGCGAAACAGTAGAAAATGCAGCGTATCGAGAAGCTAAAGAAGAAGTTAATTTATCGGTTAATTTAATTGAACAATTCCATGTTTATTCTAATCCTGATCGAGATGAACGTAAACATACCATGAGTATTGTTTTTCTTGCTACTGCAACAGGACAACCTCAGGCAGCAGACGATGCTAAAAATGCTCGTATTTTTGATCTTTGGGAACTACCCAAAAATCTTTGCTTTGACCATGATAAGATTTTAAAAGATTATCGAAATTATCGCTACTATAAGGTACGTCCTCGTTTAATTTAA
- a CDS encoding FGGY-family carbohydrate kinase: MLFLGIDFGTSGARGIIINDNEEIITQVNHSFSNQNTNNLAKQWKDTLYLLLKEIPIDVRKEIKAISINGTSSTVLLCDSKGEPIEQPILYNEAKNVTILDSFQTIIPEHHLVKSSTSSLVKLLWWYHTKKIKPLAYFLHQADWLGFLLHGKLGISDYHNALKLGYDVENLCYPDWLKTLPINSVLPQVLPPGTPVETVNHDIVQRFNFPKHCRVCTGTTDSIAAFLASGAKHPGEAVTSLGSTLVLKLLSNTRIEDISSGIYSHRLGNLWLTGGASNTGGAVLKHFFRDEALEQLSQQININQPTTLDYYPLLKPGERFPINNPNLVPKLEPIPENKVEFLQGLLESIAKIEALGYEKLQALGATPVTQLYTAGGGAKNENWAKIRQHYLQVPVKISSQTEAAYGTALLAKRSQNN, encoded by the coding sequence ATGTTATTTTTAGGGATTGATTTTGGAACTTCAGGGGCGAGAGGCATTATTATTAATGACAATGAAGAAATTATCACTCAAGTTAATCATTCCTTTTCTAATCAAAACACTAATAATTTAGCTAAACAGTGGAAAGATACCCTTTATCTTCTTCTCAAGGAAATTCCAATAGATGTTAGAAAAGAAATTAAAGCAATTTCTATTAATGGAACGTCTTCGACTGTTTTATTATGTGATAGTAAAGGAGAACCAATAGAGCAACCCATTTTATACAATGAGGCAAAAAACGTAACTATTTTAGATAGTTTTCAAACCATTATTCCTGAGCATCATCTTGTTAAAAGTTCCACTTCCAGTTTAGTTAAACTCTTGTGGTGGTATCACACAAAAAAAATAAAACCTCTGGCTTATTTTTTACATCAAGCAGACTGGTTAGGATTTTTATTACATGGAAAACTAGGTATTAGCGATTATCATAATGCTTTAAAACTGGGTTACGATGTGGAAAATTTATGTTATCCTGACTGGTTAAAAACCTTACCTATTAACTCAGTATTACCTCAAGTTTTACCCCCAGGAACTCCTGTAGAAACAGTCAACCATGATATCGTTCAACGCTTTAACTTTCCTAAACATTGTCGAGTTTGTACAGGAACAACGGATAGTATTGCTGCTTTTTTAGCGAGTGGGGCAAAACACCCAGGAGAAGCAGTAACCTCTTTAGGTTCTACCTTAGTTTTGAAATTATTAAGTAACACTCGTATTGAAGATATTTCATCAGGAATTTATAGCCATCGTTTGGGTAATTTATGGTTAACAGGGGGGGCATCTAACACAGGTGGTGCCGTATTAAAACATTTTTTTAGGGATGAAGCGTTAGAACAATTAAGTCAACAAATCAATATTAATCAACCCACGACATTAGACTATTATCCCCTCTTAAAACCTGGAGAAAGATTCCCCATTAATAATCCTAACTTAGTCCCCAAACTTGAGCCAATACCTGAAAATAAAGTAGAATTTTTGCAAGGTTTACTCGAAAGTATAGCTAAAATTGAAGCATTAGGCTATGAAAAATTACAAGCTTTAGGAGCAACCCCTGTGACCCAACTTTATACCGCAGGAGGGGGAGCAAAAAATGAAAATTGGGCTAAAATAAGACAGCATTATTTACAAGTGCCTGTGAAAATTTCATCTCAAACGGAAGCAGCTTATGGCACAGCTTTATTAGCTAAACGAAGTCAAAATAATTAA